The genomic DNA GCAAGATCTTCACTTAACTACATGCGTAAAAAATCATTACATATTGCAGAACACTTATTAAGGTTGTCATTGTGTACTTTAACAATATTCCTTATTCGTAGATTCAGTCTTTCAGATCAATGTTAGGTGGACGATAAAAGGATGTGTGGGAAGAGCCAAAGAGGGTATAGCGAATGGCGGTAAAGTCAAAATGTGTAATGAAATGATCATGATTCACGTGaaataaatgaataattgaTCAGGTGAGTTTTAAAGACATTGGAATCTTATACCGTTCATATTATAATCAGATCATTCTTCTTACGCCAACCAAACTCTCTCTACCCTTCTTCTCGTTTACACTTCCACAACTCGAGGTTTGACTTTTATACAAGTTCCCATAATCCCATTCATACAATAAATTGTGTACAGCGTAAGgggaaatgaaaaagaaaaagaaaaataatttaaagttacCAAATAACGTAGAGAAGAAGTTAGTAATAAACCAAAACAAGGTTCATACTTGAAAATTTTCGAACTAGTTCAGTACCGAGTGACGAATATGCTCTCTAAGCGTTTATTTTAGCTTGCAAAGAGGGAGAGTTCATGTTACATATCTTACAGAAAGAATCATGACGAAGACTATTTCAAACTATTTAAAGTACTTGGGGTCTTCTCTGGTTGGGCCTGAAACGTGTTTCAACTCATTTTGAAACCTAGTTCCAGCCCATTTCGCAAGGGATACTAAACGAAATGAGATTGTGTTACACACAAGATGTGTAGGTTGAATGTGAAAGATGCAGCAGCAATACTGAACATGAAGACAGGGAAACTTGCGTGTGGCAGCAGAAACCTCCTCGGTGCGTTCCACCTGTTTCACGTGTCTTGTGTCGTACACTGGTTTCTCTTCTGTGAGAGTGAAATACTTGGGAGCAAGATGGTGTGTGGAAAGGGGAAAAAGAGATGCACAAAGCAGAGTGGTGCGAACATGAATGGGTTGGTTAGCAATGTTAGCTGGCAAATATTTTCAGTGTTCTGTCCAGAATGTCAAGGCACTGGGATAAACATTGAAGGAGATGAGATTGAGAGACACGTTTCCGCTTTCTCAGGTATGTATGTATGTGATTCAATCAGTCAAAGTTCTTAACTAGTAGTATAAACCTAACATACGTGTATGTTAATGTGGTAGGCATGGAGGTTCGGGGTGAAAGTGAGTGAAGGTAGAAAAGCATGGATGAAAAATCCGGAGAAGTTAGAGAATTGCTCAACAGGATTTCATTTTCCACAGCAGGATAAAGAATCGGTTAAAGGTCAGGTAATGTTACTGTTATTACACAACATATCCATTTTGGTAATTACATTGGTTGTAAATTGAAAGATAAAATGTGGGAATACATGAGGAAAGAGTGCAGAGCTTGAAACTGGTTCGTTTCTACCGAGTGGAGTTGTAAAGTAGGAAAGAAGCAAGCAAAGATACACTCTAAAATTTATGTGTTTTGTGTAAATAAGGATTTGTCCGGCACTTTGTAAATCCGCTATTACATTTGGTGTTGTTATTATTATCTGATTACTTTTACGGCTCATTTTACTCTAcagtaatatttaaaaattcttaaaattagAAATTCTAAAACCTGTTACCGATGTAGGCTGATAGGCAAATTCAATTACAACTTTTAAAGCTACAAATTTGGATCCCATAGATGAGGCCATGAGTGGTTGTGTCATGAGGACCCATAAGTCATCTCAGACTGCA from Raphanus sativus cultivar WK10039 unplaced genomic scaffold, ASM80110v3 Scaffold2232, whole genome shotgun sequence includes the following:
- the LOC130505386 gene encoding uncharacterized protein LOC130505386, which encodes MKTGKLACGSRNLLGAFHLFHVSCVVHWFLFCESEILGSKMVCGKGKKRCTKQSGANMNGLVSNVSWQIFSVFCPECQGTGINIEGDEIERHVSAFSGMEVRGESE